From the genome of Phlebotomus papatasi isolate M1 chromosome 2, Ppap_2.1, whole genome shotgun sequence:
caaattttcttaatttttagtcTCAACTCAGATCCAGAACATGAAACTTTGAGATAGTTTCTTGTACAGAGAACAGGTTTTCTCTACATGATTTTCTCCTCATCATCTTTCTAAACTTGCTGCCTTtcacataaacaaaaaaaccACTAAGATTCTGAATGTATAAAAGGGGAGATTCTTGGCAGTTTCCAATAATCTGTTGTGTGCTTGTGGTTCAGCTGAAATCGCGTTTCTTCGAGAAAAGTGTCCAAATGTGCAGAAAAGTGCTCTTTCTTGTATTTGCCACGGCATTTCTGTCGCTGGCAATTGCTTACGATTTCTCAGATCCAATTTATAGTaagttgagaaaattttcttggGAAGTATTTTGTGAATTTGATGGTGCAATTGCTCCCCAGATTCTGTACTTTCATCTGAGATCCTCGAGGCACTCGAAGATGAAGAGATTGATGTCAATGTGCCGGTGAATTATCGCGCACGTCGAGATGTGGCTCCACCAGAGGAAGACAAGAGGTGCAAGACAAGGAAATCCGGATGGATGTGTTGCCGGGACCAGATTGAAAAGACTGAGACACACGACAAATTGAAGGAGATGAAGAAGGAATGCTATCAGGAAATTCGTGCCAATCACGATGATGCTGAGCCCTTTGATATGTTCTCTTGCGAACGCCTCAAGAGGATTAAGCAAGACACCGAATGTGCTAAGGAATGCATTGCTAAAAAGCTCGAATTCGTAAGTTATGCTCATTTCTCATGCCAAAGTATCAAACACTAAATCGTACGGAATGATTTCAGCTCGACGAGAATGGTGCCTTTAGAGAGGATTTCGTCAAAGATTTCTTCCGCAACAATTACACTGAGGCTGAATGGGCCAGAGAAAAATCTGACAGTGTTGTGACAAAGTGTTTAGCTGAAGCTAACAAGGAAAAATCTAGTGAAGATAGGAAATGCAGCTCTAGGCCCATTAAATTCTACTACTGCATGTGGAAAGAGTTCTCAACACTATGCCCACAGGATAAAAAGAGAGACTCAAGGATGTGTAACCGCCTATACAAGGGTGAATTTTTCTTGCCCAAAAATCCCGATGAAGCTGATGATATGAACTGAAAATATCACATTTATCCCACGAATTTACACCATTAtataattaaagttttatttatatgaacaaaataaaaatgacTGAAgtgattgaatataaaaaacGGTTTTAGGCCTAAAACCTAGAACCCTTATTAGGTGAGTTCTTAACGATCACACCTACtgtaatcctaacaaaatctcatgtaaTTTGATTGGTAGCAAATTTTACCAGAATCCATTACTTCCTGAACACGAAACTCTAGCCAACCTCCCCCCTATCCCCCTGATCGTAGCTAGAAGgggtaatttttttctttaaatgacTCTAGCTCCAGCGTTGATTGTCGAAATTTGATTAGTGAGGGCGTTTTGAAAACCTCTCTTAAAATGCCACATCTTCTTCTAACATAGATCGGTTCAGGGGGTCAAGGGTCCTGACTTTtctttaatcgaaagctcttaggatCCATCAATAACATCTACTTTTACAATATTCCTCGCTTTCTGCTTGGGAGCTCTTTGAGAATTCTCCGTCTGCACCCCTCCACCATTAGAACATCCTTGTAGGATGGTGTGCGGTTGTCATAGAGATTGGGTCAGCTCATTTGCCTAACCCACCCCCTCAAACGCCCGGCAACACCCTGGATGCTATCCCAGCTTTGATACTGATCGAAAGCTTTAAAGTTctggtggcagccaaaatcccgaaaaggccaaaatctcgaaagccaaaatcccgaattttcaaaatcctgaaagggatgaaataatatagaggaaaatgtttagaataatttcctaatacacagaagatttccctttgcctctagtAAGCGcgagtacaatcgtgggagtagctgtgacacttttaagaattcgggattttggctttcgggattttggcccattcgggattttggctttcgagatttcggcgttcgggattttggctttcgggattttggcgttcgggattttggcgttcgggattttgaccgggacccctaaagtccagctataacatattaaaattcaagcccAATTCATAGGGACTGAGTTACTCAGAAAATTTAGAATTGTTTCAAAATAGCGAAAAGGGAGGAATGGGGGATGGATTTGACACCACCAACTTCTAGCCGCCTATCGTCATTtgacctttgccgaaaacctcaTGTCGATATCTCCCTCCGTTCTTTCTCCAGAGGTGGTCATACGACGGAAGTACGGACAGACGgcacgtccacgaaaatcgtgtTTTAAGATCAAGATTGTTTTAAGATTCAAGATCACAAACATACAAAATCTGAgattgtaaataatctcagcGATCTCAGCTTAAATCTTAAGTGCCTCGGATACTACTAACCCGACCTATAAGGGggcaaagtttcaaaattgaccggctcatatctccagttctaaataacattttgacctaaatttttgtttgtgtaTTCGTCTTAATGGGCACTTTGAGATGACACttgaaaaattcacaattgGTGGCGCTGCGATGGTGTAAAAacttaaacttatttttctcaaaaaacgcCATTGtacattttgatcaaattttagagtgttgcaGTCTGGGCTTGTAAATTtgcaaaaagtggcgtgggttcgctgttGTTGCAAAAAACAGGAGATATATGGCCTTATCTGCGATTAAACGACAGATAaacgccatatctccggttatatTTTACCGAATTTGATGAGTAAGGGTGCAAATGAAGTTCTAATAAAACTTCAAACAAATGTTAGGGGCGCTATTATCAAGAAGTCACTTTTAATAactcataacctcaattatcacGATTCCCGCTTAACCGACTTTCATTATTACTTCGGCGTTCATTCTAATTTTGACCAGATTAAGTTAATTTATTCGATATTGTCGTTTTAGCGtttacaaaaaattgttttttttttcttataataacGCTGTGACAGTATACAGTTACTGATATAACCGTTTTTACAGGACCACGTTACTCAAAATAAAGGGATAGCCGACGGTGGTgtaactgagctaggtttttcaagACAATCTGttcttccggtgagcgtcggaatttgttgatcaaatacacaatttcaccagagctttcgacacttatcgtgtcttcctcagtgacaaaaattctaaagaaaagaccaaccaagaaccactgaggaagacacgataagtgttgaaagctctggtgaaattgtgtgtttgattcataggattaaggacagattgtcctcaAAAACCTAGCTCGGTTACTCAAAATAAGGTTTAAAGAAAATCGATAAGATCaagttcttcag
Proteins encoded in this window:
- the LOC129803489 gene encoding uncharacterized protein LOC129803489, which produces MCRKVLFLVFATAFLSLAIAYDFSDPIYNSVLSSEILEALEDEEIDVNVPVNYRARRDVAPPEEDKRCKTRKSGWMCCRDQIEKTETHDKLKEMKKECYQEIRANHDDAEPFDMFSCERLKRIKQDTECAKECIAKKLEFLDENGAFREDFVKDFFRNNYTEAEWAREKSDSVVTKCLAEANKEKSSEDRKCSSRPIKFYYCMWKEFSTLCPQDKKRDSRMCNRLYKGEFFLPKNPDEADDMN